The following proteins come from a genomic window of Litorilinea aerophila:
- a CDS encoding acyltransferase, with protein MSDELNQPGPLPASDRRARLTITATPDERNSLVLWHRHVSPWRVLRNGFIIVLSYHMPSLAVKRWLYRRLGMQVGRHVSFAWQVTPDLFYPELIRVGDNTIIGYNTTILAHEYLRAEWRTGPVVIGANVTIGANCTILPGVIIGDGAVVSAMSLVNKDVPPGAIVGGVPIRRLR; from the coding sequence GTGTCTGACGAGCTGAACCAACCCGGCCCCCTGCCTGCGTCCGACCGGCGGGCCCGCCTCACCATCACCGCCACGCCGGACGAGCGCAACAGCCTTGTCCTCTGGCATCGCCACGTCTCGCCCTGGCGGGTCCTCCGCAACGGTTTCATCATCGTCCTGTCATATCACATGCCCAGCCTGGCCGTCAAACGGTGGCTCTATCGCCGGCTGGGAATGCAGGTGGGGCGTCACGTGAGTTTCGCCTGGCAGGTGACCCCGGATTTGTTCTATCCGGAACTGATTCGTGTGGGCGATAACACCATCATCGGCTATAATACGACCATCCTGGCCCATGAATATCTGCGGGCGGAATGGCGGACGGGGCCGGTGGTGATCGGCGCCAACGTGACCATCGGCGCCAATTGCACCATCTTGCCTGGCGTCATCATCGGGGACGGCGCGGTGGTCAGCGCCATGAGCCTGGTGAACAAGGATGTGCCGCCCGGGGCCATCGTGGGCGGTGTGCCCATCCGGCGGCTTCGATAG